taaataattctttggCATTCTTtggttccattggcagattaatcacaaaaaatatgggaaaatgtcttgttacaagtgaaataatctgctaagcTTATTcacgtgattttaatttcatttcttatttaatggaaacagaatataaataaaaatttgcacacatttgtaatggaaacgcagctacagaGCTCTTCCCACCCAGTGGACTGGAAACGGATCCATCTTGCCGCAGTTGTTGGCATTAGCCCTGATTTTCTCTGGAATATCCCAAACACTTGTGTGGTTTAAAGTTAAACCACACAAGGTTAAACCAGCATCAACAACTGTAGCTAGTTGATGCTGGATTACTTCTGTGGTTTAGCTTCAGGAGGAGAAAGGAGAAGTCAGAGTTTGCATGAACATGATTAAGTAGTTCTGATCCTTGAAGCTGGTCtgagaaaaaagagaagcatAATGTCTGCATCACCAGTGAGAGCTGAAGGCAGACCTTATCTCCTGCACAGCGTCTGTCCTGACAGGATCTTACCCAACAGCCAGCAGTGATTCAGCAGCTTTTCTGCAGAACATGGATGTTTACTGAGATCAGAAACGGTAATCAGTGTGAGATAATCATTATCTGATCGCATTTCTGTTTCTTAGCATCAGAACTGAATTCCAGCGGAGGAAGCATTAGAAAGGGGAAGCTGCAGTGAAAATTAACTTGTTTTCCTCTGTAGGAGACAGTGGAGTCAAACGCTAATCCTCGAGGGCCAGGCTCCTGCAACAGTTGAGCTCTGTAGCTTAACTGTCTCAGTTGAGCTACAGATCGCGAGAACGTCTCGAGTATTGACGTTCCAACCAAGATGAGATTTTAATATTACTTGTAAGAAAACTTaaaggaggatgatggcgccacatgttttttttatgacgtgaacaaacttattcacgtgggactttaattgcatttcttaattAGTCTGAAATGTTTTGCGCAGATTTCCAACAGAAACGCAGCTAGTGAAAACATCTCTGCCAAAAACATTTCATCGTCCTTCTGTTGTGTCCTGGGTTTCTGTAGCGATCACAATccagtaaaaactgtttatctctAAAACTCAATAGTTTTGACTCACTATCCCTGAAATCAGGAAGCTGAACATCCAAATCTTAAACAAGAGTTTTaatgttgcaacattttaattggttgttggCATCCTTCTGCCCACCTCCAGGTCTGGTTCTGAACCAGTTAGTAGGTGCTAACAAGAAGAAAGACATCAGTAGCAATAGGATAGTACTGGAACCAGTCCAGTTGGAAGGATGTCACTTCCACCTCTCTCCATCCTCAACATTGTTGCTGCATGCTCAATAATGTTTGCCTGAGTTGGTTATGTTTGGTAACTCTTGCATCCCATTTAGAGGTAAAATTATTCAATCTTCAGGCAAGTAACCAAAGGAAAGATATTTGGCTGTTGGGTaaattaacttgggaaaaagttgttttctacaacTAGAATCCCTTGTTAAGCTCAGATGCATCCAATCTATGAACAACATATCACTGCATTAGTTACTActgctttactttttttggCTGAGAAGATGAAGCTCCTGCAAAGGGGCAGAACATTCCCAATAAATGAGGATGAATCATAATCAGTATATAACAGTTGCTTGTCTTCTCGGGTGTGATTGGCTTGTGATTTGGTCCAGGGCGTCAAGACGATCCAGTCAAGCACCTTTGGGATGTCCTggactaaaataaatttgttttacgAACTTTTCCTTTCGTCTTCTAGGACTTAAAGTATCTGCTATTGATGGATCAAGTCCGAGACTGAGGTCCGAGAACAGTCAGAGATCTTCTGGTGGCTTTGAGAGCCGACAAAcagaacatcatcatcatcacagcaCCACATTTCCTTTAGGAGCATCACAATAAACCAgtgaatagtaaaaaaatactttaatatcaTCAGCATACAGACAAAACATCCATCGACACTGCAGGGAATGCTAACACACACAGACTAAAGCTGCTTTCAGTGACTGTCAGAAATTACAAAACTGTACACTAATCTCTACAGCACAAAAAACACTGGACCACGCAGCACCTGAAGGCAGCAGAACGAATTTACAGACGAGTCCTGAAGGCAGCATGGACAGAAACGCTGACCCTGCAGCAATATCCGGTCCTTAAAGGAGAATTCCAATATTTATAACATAGCCCTTCAAATTAAAACCTTGGTGGATCAATTGATCCTTTCCGATGGCTGAGGGCCGATCACacacagatcaataaaaatTGTACCAATAAGAAATCTTTAAGTTTGTAGCTCCACCTCTGAGTAACTCAGGGTAAACGGGTGAAGCGAGTGGCAGCAGCCTGGCAGTGTTGATCAGATTTGGTCCGGATTGGTTCAGTTTGGTATAAGATCTGTTTCTATGGATACCAGAGGTCTCTCACTGGCTTTCAGTCCAAATGGTGACCCAGTGTTTCTGGATCTTCCGGTTCTGGGTCGAGGTCACTTGTTCCTGGATCAGGAaaccatcatcatcaacatGCTGCTCGGTGTTACCCATAATCCTCCTCTGCTGGAGCACCGCCGTCTGCCACGCCTCAGGACGCACAAAGAACTgacactgcaggaaaaaaaacagaaacactgttTCCACTCAACCACAGCGGACAGGTGGGCAGGTAAGCAGTCTGACTGGTGAACAGGTCAGTAGGCGGACAGGTGAATGGGTTAGGATTAGGGCAGGTAAATGtgcagcaggtgtgtgaatCAGAGACCAAACAGCCTGAAATGTCTTAAGCTTTATGGTGAACATATTCTCTGATTGGTTAAAAAACATGTAATGATGGGCGTGGCCTTATCTGCAGATAGATACTAACCACAACATGGCTGCTAAATTTGACAAAGTATAAATTCTAAAAAAAGAGACGGGCAGAAAACTGGGAAGTAAGTCAGAAAGACAGGGGTTAGTTCTTAATTAGCAAGCGGTACTAACGCGTCTTAAAGCAGGCAGTAAGCACCACAAAGCCAAGTCCTTGCAACAGGACTTGCCTGCAGCAGTCTGTACAGTCAGTAAGCAGGCAGTAACCAGATTGTAAGCACAAAGTAAGTTTTTCAGTGTTCCTTAAAGCAGAGTTTTCTTGCAGCAGTCAGTAAGTGGTAAACAGTCGGGCTTTGGTCCTTGCAGCGGGAGCCACCTGCAGCAGCTTGTGCAGTCAGTAACCAGACCATTAGCAGCCAGTAAGCAGTAAACAGCCGGTCACTGGTCCTAAGAGCAGGCCTCTCCTGCAGTAACTAGTGCAGTCAGTAAGCAGCCGGTCAGTGGTCCTTACAGCAGGCCTCTCCTGCAGCAGCCTGCCCAGCCTCAGAGCTCCTCGGTCAGCTTGTCCATGTCAGATGGTTGGCTCTTCATGCGGGCCCTTTGGGTCTTGGCCTCGTACATCTCCCTGGTGCTGGCTCTCTTGAAGAAGCCACACTGAACAGCAGGGGGCAACATAACAATTTACCAACCGGGTGAACGACGCCATGGGGATGAGATGCTGAGAATGTCTCATGTGGTGGATCCTGAAAACCAGCGTCAGGCTTCACAAACCTTCCAAAGCAGAACGCAGATCAGAGCCAGCAGCACAACTCCAGCCAGGACCGACACCACGATGATCCACAAGGGGGCGCCAGagttcagctgcagctcagactcTGGGTAAATGTTGACCTCAAtctgcagacaggaagcagagacTCAGGGAGCGTGCAGCAGGCCGTCAGGCTGGGAGGGGAGCAGCAGGGTGTTACCAGTGAGGGGGACGACTTCATGGTGACGGTTCTCTTCATGGTCTTCAACTTCAAAGTGGCCTGGCCTTGAACCAACACACTGCTAGCATCTCTGTAGTCCTGAAACACAACAGGAGGCATTCAACTCAGTGGCCACTAGAGGGCACTGCAGCACAATGAAGCTCACATCTACAGTTCACATACTAATATTCTGTAGTCAaccattttatttacttgtttgtgTTTAGGGTTTGGTATGGATTGGACAGGAAGTGACCATGACATTGGCTGAACTGTTGAAGCTGGTGAGTGTTGCTCAGAACCAGTGGTGGACACACTTATGCTAATCTGctaattttaaatttagcaaACTTTAATTTATCTTCCACTAAATTTTGCTGGATAAATTCTGAAGTGCtaatttatttagctgttttgtgaactttcagttgaatacaGTTCAATTTCTTTGTTAATTTAGTAatagaatattaaatataattttattcatgACTGAAAATTACATACAATTGATGAATTatgtataatatataatttcagttttgattAGGGGATGGCGGTGTGAGTGATAACAGCATTAGCAAGAAAATGCATCATGAAAAACATgtacttaaaataaatggctAAATCTTTGGTTAAGATTTCTTCAACTAGTTAGACAtgtatattcatgctcttattctGAAATAAGTGAAGCCTGTTTATgcagcagttctgttttctctccttgtgttctctctcttttttctccattaactttatttcaagCAAGAAACATAAAGGAGgaacataaaaaagaacaatagagaacaaaatatcaataaatgcAATTTCTACGTGTTTATTTAGAactctttagcattagcttccactaaataccatgtAGCACTTTAGCGTTAGCGAGACTGTTTATGGTTAGCACTACTAACATTTTAGCTAGCGGTGACCACAGCTGGTGGAACCTGACAGATGATCACCGTTCTGGGTGATGGTACCTCAATCATGGTGGAGTTCCACAGCCGGCTCTTCACCGTCAGAGTTGCAGAGTTGTTCATGTTGAGCAGAGGACATGAGAACTTCACACACCTGGCCCcactgctgcagctctgcaacACATTAGGATGatcacttttcttttgttctccGTCAACCTGAACCTTCTGGACCATTGAAGTCCATCAGAAGGTTCTCTCAGTTTAGCCTCCAGTGCTAACCAGATTTTCAGAAGTCTGGCTTTTTAGCTGAAACTACAAAGTTCAATATGTCAAAGTGGAAACCTTCACTTTGTGGACAGGTGAAACTGTCCGTAGTCAAGTCTTTACCAGTTTAAAGGTCTTCCTCTGTCTCTGCATGCTGAGGACTGGGagagttttctcttgttttttcctttcctcctcTCCCTTCATCCCCAGGTTCATCCTCATCATCCTCTCATCATTGAACATCTGAACAAACAAATGCACGCATCAAGTATTTATTCTGactgttattttgaaaacagtGTCTGAGGCAggtgttgccatggttaccacAAGCTTCAAAGGGTTGATGATGTCGCCGTGTGTGCATTGACGATTTGAGGTGCCTTCCAAGCGGACCTCTGTCAGGTACAGCAGCCACTTTCCGTTCGCCACCTCCTTCGGCCAATCGAACTCGACCTCCAGCTCGCCAAGGCGACCCAGAGGCTTCCCCTGGACGTGAACCTGTTGGAGAACACCTGGTTACACCTGTCCTCTCTCTGGTTTGGAGCGGTCCGGATCGTCCAAACAAACCTGAAAGGTGAAGACCACCAGACTGCCCACGTCCTCCGTGCTCTTCATGGCCCGCTCACCAACCACATGACCACCGAAGAAGACTGAACCCGGTTTGATTCTAACAGGAAACAGTCAGAGGACCGCTtcaattaaattactttattatttactttgattCAACAGAACAAAAGCTGTTACTCTGATATGAtccattaaaagtaaaaaataattcaccTGTTAGggtgccatctagtggccttAAACTTATCACTAACCTTTAGTGAGGTTTGTTTTTACCTCATGAAGCGACATTGTGTCAACCTACTGAAAGCAGAATTGTACCTATTTCATTACCAGCTGTTCATCAGTAAACTGAATCAGTTCTTACAGAGTGAGAGTCGCCTGAACGGAATACTCCACCAGCAAGGAGACGAAGACTGGAGACAGATCTGACTGGTCGCTGAGCCtgaagacacagagacacacatcAGCATCCGGCGGTACAAACTCAGACCGAGACGTGTGAGTGGACGCCCTACGTGGACAGCACCAGACGAGACTGGATTTCCTTGGTGTCCAAAGCGATCGCAGATGGCTCAAATTTAATGAACATCTGAATCTGGAACACAGAGCAGAGAGTTCAGACAGATTGTGGTGCTACAGCTGGAACGCCATATGCAGGAACAGGAATTTACCTTCTGGTTGCTTCTGAAGGGATTCCCCAGCTGACAGAGAAGAGTGGCCCCTTCAACAGAACACTCAATGGCTCCTGAGCTGCCCccctgaaacaaacaaacacaagaaaacaaaataaagaccCAGATCCTTTAGGGTTCTCTCGAATCTCCTGTGGTTTTTCAAGGGGACTAGAACAGTAGGCAACTAAATTCCAGTGCTGAAATGTCCAAGAAATGTTCTGTATGTGACTGATCAGACCAATACATAATAAACTCAAgattcatttggaaatcaactttttaatgAAAGATCTCTCTTTTGTAGTCAAACCAAACCCATTCCTTCTTTTATACTGGAAGATTCAGGGAGTTTTCAGCCCTGATACTTCGCTATACTTGGTTCTATTGGGGATAAAAGTAGCAACATTTATAACACtttcatctgctgctgttcACTTTCACATGGTGCCTGTTCCTGTGGGAGCGCTGTACCAAAacccactgaaggaaacgacaaaAACCTCCTAAAAGACatgagagcaacttcctgtttcacaaaatatgaacaaaaatggagtggtgtcagactTAAGAAGTTGTACGATTtcccttttgtctttggtaaaaaaaaaaaccttgagtTATTTCTCCAGCTAGTGCTAGgctgacatgtttgttttggttgtatttacccagaatgccctgcgctatatTCTGCtccctgcttttggagtggtctcctGTCCTTTTGCTGTTTGAATCGCACCAAAATTCACTTCAACCTGACTGATATCTAGGATTAGGGTTAGGTCACATGAAACAGATTTCCTAGGCAAATGGACAGGAGTTGGATAAATGCAgactaaacaggactggtgtgaatcCACTGTAAATCTTCACCACAGGAAGTAAAACTCTCATCTTCATTGCCTTTTTTTGGACTCCAGAGTAAACAAGCGACGACGGGATGCTGACGTTGAGGACAGTGTTGTGAGCATCCTCTGCTAGTCGCTCTGGTGACGCCGTGTTGCTGACGTTGACCTCCAGAAGTAACCTCCTGATGCTGCTGTTGTAGTTCAGCAGTTGGTTGCCGTCTTGCCTGGAAACAAACGGATCAACAACAGAAGCTGATGTGGCTGGAGGAGTTTTTAGGTTCTGGTTGCAGGACGGGCTCCAGCTGGTGGTTGTCATAACTTCTTCATCTGAACCCCACCTGCATTTGTCTCAATGGTAACCGGTTCTGATCAGATCAATATTCTGACATGATCCAATCAGCTGTTTCACTCACATGTGGAAGGGTTTGTAGTCCTCATCTGTGAACCCGGCCACCATCTGAAGGTTACTTTGACAGACGTTGTCAGACCCGCAGGCCTTCTTGATGTGAATCTGAatggtgagaaaaacaaaaatcaaatagTGTTACAAAAGATATTTCTCTTAAAGCAACCGGATCTGACCAGGGTTTTGATGAGTTCAGGTGTCGGGCTTAGGATGGGAAAACGCCTCAGATCTTGAACAACATTGCTTCTGTTGGGAAGTTTCTCATTTAGAGAGACGTTCAGGGAGAACACCAGAGGTTCCACCACGTTTTGGATGGTACTCTGCAGaacacagataaacagaacattttatttagtttaccAGAACATGGGTCATGTTTTCCAGctgataaagagaaaaacacagcagatgtgGAAGTAAAGTAGTCAGAAATCAACCCATACCTCCTGAAGGTCCAGCATCAACCAACCACTTCAAAAAATGGGATCCAAGTTTCtgacagctttttgtttttgtttaaactctGAACAACAAGGAGGTGGACTCTGTCACCAGCAGACTGATTAACACGTCGTAGCGACGTTTGTCGCAATCTGTTGGACTTATCTCTACCAGCAGAACTTCCTCTGACCCGATTGTAGTCAGAATTTTGCAGATATCAAACGCAAGTGCCAGAACTCCACACAGAATAGGACAGCAGTAACATTTCTGATAAAAGAAAAGCTCTGATTGATTGAAGAAGCAGCATTTAGCTACAACTAGGAACTTTAACATGTTaactttgattaattaattacatagataTTGCGTTGTTAAACATTTCAACGCAAATAATcgcaatttcttttttccatacaAAAATCCTGAGCCGGAACCTTTGTATCGTGTTTCTGCTACGgccgtaaatctgacgcacaagtaACGTCCGCAAACAACACCGATAGACGACAAAAGCCGCTTCTCTTGATTCTCTATAGTTAATTTTTGCTTAAAGAAAAGATCTGATGGGATGCTGGACAAGATTATTGTTGTGTGCAAATTGCGCTAAAAGCAGTTAGCATATCAGcgaagcctaaaatagcattgCAATGCTAACCATGTAGCAGCACAGACGTCCCCAACatcagaaaatacatttctaaaggatttttttcaaatgatcaaCACTTAAAAGATGAATGGTATAAAAGCTCTTCGTATGAATCTTTTGGTTTCTATGACCTAAATAGAAACcaacaaaatgtctttgttgctGAACtcatatgtttgtttattcaataatttagcaacaaaaagggtttttgaattgaaaaagtTGTTCATTTTGTTGATGCGTCATTTATATatgaaaatgtgattcattGAGATTAACTGATTACAGACCCTTCAATTAGCTCAGTTAAAGATTAGAAAGTGTTGCCATGGTTCATATTGTCATGTGCGATGAGCTCAGCTGCCTGCAGGTGGCGCTCTACCTATGTGTGCATATCTCACCAGCAGTCCGGCTTTCAGGGTTTTACACTTTCCACTTCCTACTGACTGGATGCTGGAGTACACGCTCTGtctgttgtcatggaaacggAGGCGGGGCGAGAGACTGGTGACGTCTCCAGTCAGAGTTAAGTTGACagctgtgagaaaaaaaacataaaaaaacaactgaaaactaaagttacaatttaaaaacaagaattcaaGTTTGTGGACATTAGAAAAaattgccacattctgcagtttgttttatttaaccacttaagcctttttttatacaatatcaTAAATACATTagaagatgcaaataaacaagtaattcagtttcttttaaaaaaacgtttcattaaataaaatgtaatgaaatagcATTCCTTTTACGTAGGCTTGATCATTTATAGTAAATAATGCATATGCAGCTAATAAATCCTTTAAACATCAACAGGTGAAATGCTCAGCCCTTTTTACTCGACGTTACAGTATATCCAtccagtgtttttgtttaactgattaaaaattgcatttgaaatggtgcttaaaagtttttgtgtttttcttttttcttttacagaatttgaacccaAATTCAAATTCGTAAATTAGGCCAATTGAGTAGTTTTGGGTCGAATATATTTACACccaaggttttctttttcttacaggTAGAACATATATAttgtttgtacagttttggcttcattactTCTGTGAGTATATTGTTCTTTCAGCTAGTGGTCTTTTTTGAGTTAGTTAAAGATTACTAAactagttgatgattatttcaataactgattaatcgcTTCTTAAACTTTCTCCAACATTTCAGGAACAGGTTTGTGATGATCTGCGGATTTTCCAGCATGGCGGAGCGGCTAAAGCAATAGCAAAGCAGATGAAATCTCACTCAGAAGGATGAAACAGAAGCCAACATGCTGGGATCAAATCCTAAAAAAGAACAAGACTTGGTAACAAACTGAACCAACTGTCCCAGATGTTTGGTGTGTTTCTGCCTTGGCCTGAAGAAGTTTGTGTGATTTATCAGGTCTAATACTATTGGGAATATTTAGAGGCTGTTTCTCACTGAGGCAGCCAGGGGAAGTTAAGTCCAGAACATTTTCCTGATCTTCATGTGACAAAGTGTCTAATAATCTAATTAGTCTGAGAATTACACCATTTATTACATCTAAATCAGATTAACTAACCCAAAATTCAGATTAAGAACTTCAGGAAATGCAGA
The DNA window shown above is from Xiphophorus couchianus chromosome 16, X_couchianus-1.0, whole genome shotgun sequence and carries:
- the LOC114160130 gene encoding integrin alpha-3-like, giving the protein MATDMFVLLSVCLSVSLAVNIDTSFPVLKTVGSKNLFGFSVALHEDLETGKYLLLVGAPREKAEPHIPANRTGGVYSCPVTANPSECSRIKFIDQNLHPTEDLLEDMWLGVTVASQGRPGGRILACGHRFVKVYQGDRRIIGRCYLHRNGPPHDEEPLNWEQIQQQCDYRWDHSSEGMCTYGISAFITHTDAIFGSPGSYSWRGNVYAFWMDPNNDLISTKNSFDYKRLSYRNIYLGYSVTQALHLLSEESQTIVAGAPRDNKMDARGSVMLAVKRFNDLVIQQTLRGQQVGSYFGNVVVAVDLNRDGWNDLLVGAPFYFNRQQEVGGAVYVYMNAGGWFHSEPTVVLMGSVGSAFGMAIAAAGDLNQDGYQDFAVGAPFHDTGCVMIWTGGKEGISAEPSQMIEGRSVSPGFKTFGYSLAAGVDVDGNHYPDLLVGSLDDTVALLRSRPVIQLSTTLRVSPGVVARNETDIKVKMCFSFKFNAGENLSSISVNLTLTGDVTSLSPRLRFHDNRQSVYSSIQSVGSGKCKTLKAGLLSTIQNVVEPLVFSLNVSLNEKLPNRSNVVQDLRRFPILSPTPELIKTLIHIKKACGSDNVCQSNLQMVAGFTDEDYKPFHMQDGNQLLNYNSSIRRLLLEVNVSNTASPERLAEDAHNTVLNVSIPSSLVYSGVQKKGGSSGAIECSVEGATLLCQLGNPFRSNQKIQMFIKFEPSAIALDTKEIQSRLVLSTLSDQSDLSPVFVSLLVEYSVQATLTLIKPGSVFFGGHVVGERAMKSTEDVGSLVVFTFQVHVQGKPLGRLGELEVEFDWPKEVANGKWLLYLTEVRLEGTSNRQCTHGDIINPLKLVMFNDERMMRMNLGMKGEEERKKQEKTLPVLSMQRQRKTFKLSCSSGARCVKFSCPLLNMNNSATLTVKSRLWNSTMIEDYRDASSVLVQGQATLKLKTMKRTVTMKSSPSLIEVNIYPESELQLNSGAPLWIIVVSVLAGVVLLALICVLLWKCGFFKRASTREMYEAKTQRARMKSQPSDMDKLTEEL